One Diceros bicornis minor isolate mBicDic1 chromosome 11, mDicBic1.mat.cur, whole genome shotgun sequence genomic region harbors:
- the RPL34 gene encoding large ribosomal subunit protein eL34 — MVQRLTYRRRLSYNTASNKTRLSRTPGNRIVYLYTKKVGKAPKSACGVCPGRLRGVRAVRPKVLMRLSKTKKHVSRAYGGSMCAKCVRDRIKRAFLIEEQKIVVKVLKAQAQSQKAK, encoded by the exons ATGGTCCAGCGTTTGACATATCGTCGTAGGCTGTCCTACAATACAGCCTCTAACAAAACTAGGCT GTCCCGAACCCCTGGTAATAGAATTGTTTACCTTTATACCAAGAAAGTTGGGAAAGCACCAAAATCCGCATGTGGCGTGTGCCCAGGCCGACTTCGAGGA GTTCGTGCTGTGAGACCTAAAGTTCTTATGAGGTTGTCTAAAACGAAAAAGCATGTCAGCAGGGCCTATGGAGGTTCCATGTGTGCCAAATGTGTCCGTGACAG gaTCAAGCGTGCTTTCCTTATTGAGGAGCAGAAAATCGTTGTGAAAGTGTTGAAGGCACAAGCACAGAGTCagaaagctaaataa
- the OSTC gene encoding oligosaccharyltransferase complex subunit OSTC — translation METLYRVPFLVLECPNLKLKKPPWVHMPSAMTVYALVVVSYFLITGGIIYDVIVEPPSVGSMTDEHGHQRPVAFLAYRVNGQYIMEGLASSFLFTMGGLGFIILDRSNAPNIPKLNRFLLLFIGFVCVLLSFFMARVFMRMKLPGYLMG, via the exons ATGGAGACTCTGTACCGAGTGCCGTTCTTGGTGCTCGAGTGCCCCAACCTGAAGCTGAAGAAGCCGCCGTGGGTGCACATGCCGTCGGCCATGACGGTGTACGCCCTGGTGGTGGTGTCGTACTTCCTCATCACCGGAG GAATAATTTATGATGTTATTGTGGAACCTCCGAGTGTTGGCTCTATGACTGATGAGCACGGGCATCAGAGACCAGTAGCTTTCCTGGCCTACAG AGTAAATGGACAATATATTATGGAAGGACTCGCATCCAGCTTCCTGTTTACAATGGGAGGTTTAGGTTTCATAATCCTTGACCGATCCAATGCCCCAAACATTCCAAAACTCAAtagatttcttcttctcttcattGGATTCGTCTGTGTCCTGTTGAGTTTTTTCATGGCCAGAGTATTCATGAGAATGAAGCTGCC